From a region of the Sminthopsis crassicaudata isolate SCR6 chromosome 6, ASM4859323v1, whole genome shotgun sequence genome:
- the LOC141547446 gene encoding LOW QUALITY PROTEIN: lysine-specific demethylase 4B-like (The sequence of the model RefSeq protein was modified relative to this genomic sequence to represent the inferred CDS: inserted 1 base in 1 codon; substituted 1 base at 1 genomic stop codon), producing the protein MGSENPSLHNPSFKIMTFRPTIEEFQDFGKYVAYTESQGAHRAGLAKVIPPKEWRPRKSYDDIDDMVIPAPLXTGQSGLFTQYNIRKKAMTVGDHRHLANSEKYCTPPHQDFEDLERKYWKNLPFVSPIYGADITGSLYDADVQEWNIGNLNTLLDMVEHEGGMIIEEVHTPYLYFGMWKTTFPWHTEDMDLYSINYLHFGEPKSWYAIPPEHGKRLERLAKGFFPGSSQGCIAFLRHKTALISTSVLKKYGIPFDRITQEAGEFIVTFPYGYHAGFNHGFNCAEATNFATLRWIDYGKMATQCTCXKDMVKISMDVFVRLLQLERYELWKQGKDVIALDHMKPTALTSPELSAWKETKAVLKAKLLGRSHKKRSQPRRQKAEDQKSLGEVMAAETLWEEGKVKEEPKYEADLEEEEQHKTPEGSKGDGKEAMVTSQIACHPEALEQLLLLEPMDAWLLS; encoded by the exons ATGGGGTCTGAGAATCCAAGTCTACACAATCCGAGTTTTAAGATCATGACCTTCCGTCCTACCATTGAGGAGTTTCAGGACTTTGGGAAATATGTGGCCTACACTGAATCCCAAGGAGCTCACAGAGCAGGACTTGCTAAGGTGATCCCACCCAAGGAGTGGAGACCTAGGAAAAGTTATGATGACATTGATGACATGGTGATTCCAGCTCCTC CAACAGGACAATCTGGGTTATTTACCCAGTATAACATAAGGAAGAAAGCCATGACAGTGGGAGATCATCGCCACTTGGCCAACAGTGAAAAGTATTGTACTCCTCCACACCAAGATTTTGAAGATCTGGAACGTAAATACTGGAAGAACCTGCCTTTTGTATCTCCAATTTACGGCGCTGATATCACTGGTTCTTTATATGATGCTGATGTGCAGGAGTGGAATATTGGGAATTTGAACACCCTTTTGGACATGGTGGAACACGAAGGTGGGATGATCATAGAAGAGGTGCACACTCCCTACCTGTACTTTGGCATGTGGAAAACCACCTTTCCCTGGCACACGGAAGACATGGATCTCTACAGTATCAATTACCTGCACTTTGGGGAGCCCAAGTCTTGGTATGCCATACCTCCAGAACATGGGAAACGTCTGGAACGCCTGGCAAAAGGCTTTTTCCCAGGCAGTTCTCAGGGATGTATTGCCTTTCTCCGTCACAAGACGGCTCTCATCTCTACCTCCGTCTTAAAAAAGTACGGCATCCCTTTTGATCGGATCACTCAGGAGGCTGGCGAGTTCATCGTTACTTTTCCCTATGGATACCATGCAGGATTCAATCATGGTTTCAACTGTGCTGAGGCCACCAATTTTGCCACATTGAGATGGATTGACTATGGCAAGATGGCTACTCAGTGCACCTGCTGAAAGGATATGGTGAAAATTTCAATGGATGTTTTTGTGAGACTGCTACAGCTGGAGCGCTATGAACTGTGGAAGCAAGGAAAAGATGTTATTGCTTTGGACCACATGAAGCCTACAGCACTCACTAGCCCCGAACTGAGTGCTTGGAAGGAGACCAAGGCTGTGCTGAAAGCTAAGCTCCTTGGGA GGTCCCACAAAAAAAGAAGCCAGCCTAGGAGGCAAAAGGCGGAAGACCAGAAGTCTTTGGGAGAAGTTATGGCTGCAGAAACCCTTTGGGAGGAGGGCAAAGTTAAGGAAGAACCCAAATATGAGGCTGATCTAGAAGAAGAAGAGCAGCACAAAACTCCTGAAGGCAGTAAAGGCGATG GAAAGGAGGCAATGGTAACCTCTCAGATTGCCTGTCACCCGGAGGCTTTAGAACAGCTACTGCTCCTGGAGCCCATGGATGCCTGGCTCTTGTCTTAG